From a single Cyprinus carpio isolate SPL01 chromosome A3, ASM1834038v1, whole genome shotgun sequence genomic region:
- the rab11fip4a gene encoding rab11 family-interacting protein 4A isoform X2 encodes MYSDEEGMVGRDVQEADMDSGAGSESSEGGRHDDKEGLGGLFLRGNSCGQMVSSAAASVISVEEQFEDYGEGEDVDFTPSSPIPDDDTRTNGFSDLGSSLPSSAGQTPQKIRHLYNSELLDVYCSQCCKKVNLLNDLEARLKNLKANSPNRKISSTAFGRQLFHHSNFSSSQGSTEDLFRDSIDSCDIDITEKVSYLEKKITELENDSLANGDLKSKLKQENTQLVHRVHELEEQIKDQEARAEQCLEEELKRHREAYSKMERDKSTEIEMLSNRVQQLEEENAEMKVNVCRLKSQTEKLDQEKQRMTDKLEDTSLRLKDEMDLYRKIMDKLWQNRHEFQKEREAMQELIEDLRRELEHLQLFKLEAEKPGRGRSAAGLSEYNAKAREIELEHEVKRLKQENYKLRDQNDDLNGQILSLSLYEAKNLFACHTKAQSLAAEIDNASRDELVEALKEQEEINFRLRQYMDKIILAILDHNPSILEIKH; translated from the exons ATGTATTCTGATGAGGAAGGAATGGTTGGACGGGACGTGCAGGAGGCAGACATGGACAGCGGGGCAGGATCAGAATCTTCTGAAGGAGGACGTCATGATGATAAAGAGGGACTGGGTGGACTCTTTCTACGTGGAAACAG CTGTGGTCAGATGGTGTCGTCAGCAGCAGCTTCAGTAATCTCAGTGGAGGAGCAGTTTGAGGACTATGGAGAGGGAGAAGATGTGGACTTCACTCCCAGCAGCCCCATCCCTGATGATGACACACGTACCAATGGTTTCTCTGACTTGGGCTCCTCTCTGCCCTCCAG TGCTGGTCAGACCCCTCAGAAGATCAGGCACCTGTACAACAGTGAGCTTCTGGATGTTTACTGCTCTCAGTGCTGCAAGAAAGTCAACCTGCTCAATGACCTAGAGGCCAGACTCAAGAACCTCAAAGCTAACAG CCCAAACAGGAAAATTTCCAGTACAGCATTTGGTCG TCAGCTCTTCCACCACAGTAACTTCAGCAGCAGTCAGGGCAGCACAGAGGACCTGTTCAGAGACAGCATCGACTCCTGTGACATTGACATCACTGAGAAG GTGAGTTATTTGGAAAAGAAGATAACAGAGCTTGAGAACGACAGTCTGGCTAATGGAGATCTGAAATCCAAACTTAAACAGGAAAACACACAACTAGTTCATAG GGTACATGAGCTGGAGGAGCAGATCAAAGATCAGGAGGCACGTGCAGAGCAATGTTTAGAGGAGGAGCTGAAGAGACACAGAGAGGCCTACAGTAAGATGGAGAGAGACAAGAGTACCGAGATTGAAATGCTTAGTAACAG GGTCCAGCAGCTGGAAGAGGAGAATGCAGAGATGAAAGTGAATGTGTGCAGACTCAAGTCTCAAACTGAGAAGCTGGACCAG GAGAAGCAACGTATGACTGATAAACTGGAAGATACAAGCCTGCGTTTGAAGGATGAGATGGATCTGTACAGGAAAATAATGGATAAACTTTGGCAGAACAGACATGAGTTTCAGAAGGAGCGAGAGGCCATGCAAGAG CTGATTGAGGACCTGCGGCGTGAACTGGAGCACCTACAACTCTTTAAACTGGAGGCTGAGAAGCCCGGCCGTGGCCGTAGTGCTGCAGGACTGTCCGAGTACAATGCCAAGGCTAGAGAGATTGAACTGGAGCATGAAGTAAAACGGCTTAAGCAG GAGAACTATAAACTCAGAGACCAGAACGATGATCTGAATGGACAAATTCTCAGCCTCAGCCTTTACGAGGCCAAAAACCTGTTCGCATGTCACACCAAGGCCCAGTCACTGGCAGCAGAGATAGACAATGCCTCCAGAGATGAG CTTGTTGAAGCTTTGAAAGAACAAGAGGAGATCAACTTCCGTTTAAGGCAGTACATGGACAAGATCATCCTGGCTATCCTCGACCACAACCCCTCCATTTTAGAGATCAAGCATTAG